One segment of Kogia breviceps isolate mKogBre1 chromosome 14, mKogBre1 haplotype 1, whole genome shotgun sequence DNA contains the following:
- the SLC12A5 gene encoding solute carrier family 12 member 5 isoform X4, producing the protein MSRRFTVTSLSPAAPAGTSDSESHLHSAADLHRLSGEDAKGDGNPKESSPFINSTDTEKGKEYDGKNMALFEEEMDTSPMVSSLLSGLANYTNLPQGSREHEEAENNEGGKKKPVQAPRMGTFMGVYLPCLQNIFGVILFLRLTWVVGIAGVMESFCMVFICCSCTMLTAISMSAIATNGVVPAGGSYYMISRSLGPEFGGAVGLCFYLGTTFAGAMYILGTIEILLAYLFPAMAIFKAEDASGEAAAMLNNMRVYGTCVLTCMATVVFVGVKYVNKFALVFLGCVILSILAIYAGVIKSAFDPPNFPICLLGNRTLSRHGFDVCAKLAWEGNETVTTRLWGLFCSSRFLNATCDEYFTRNNVTEIQGIPGAASGLIKENLWSSYLTKGVIVERRGMPSVGLADGTPVDMDHPYVFSDMTSYFTLLVGIYFPSVTGIMAGSNRSGDLRDAQKSIPTGTILAIATTSAVYISSVVLFGACIEGVVLRDKFGEAVNGNLVVGTLAWPSPWVIVIGSFFSTCGAGLQSLTGAPRLLQAISRDGIVPFLQVFGHGKANGEPTWALLLTACICEIGILIASLDEVAPILSMFFLMCYMFVNLACAVQTLLRTPNWRPRFRYYHWTLSFLGMSLCLALMFICSWYYALVAMLIAGLIYKYIEYRGAEKEWGDGIRGLSLSAARYALLRLEEGPPHTKNWRPQLLVLVRVDQDQNVVHPQLLSLTSQLKAGKGLTIVGSVLEGTFLDNHPQAQRAEESIRRLMEAEKVKGFCQVVISSNLRDGVSHLIQSGGLGGLQHNTVLVGWPRNWRQKEDHQTWRNFIELVRETTAGHLALLVTKNVSMFPGNAERFSEGSIDVWWIVHDGGMLMLLPFLLRHHKVWRKCKMRIFTVAQMDDNSIQMKKDLTTFLYHLRITAEVEVVEMHESDISAYTYEKTLVMEQRSQILKQMHLTKNEREREIQSITDESRGSIRRKNPANTRLRLNVPEETAGDSEEKPEEEVQLIHDQSAPSCPSSSPSPGEEPEREGEADPEKVHLTWTKDKSVAEKNKGPSPVSSEGIKDFFSMKPEWENLNQSNVRRMHTAVRLNEVIVKKSRDAKLVLLNMPGPPRNRNGDENYMEFLEVLTEHLDRVMLVRGGGREVITIYS; encoded by the exons ATGAGCCGCAGGTTCACTGTCACTTCGCTGTCCCCCGCGGCGCCTGCCGGGACCTCTGACTCGGAGTCCCACCTGCATTCAGCAGCCGATCTCCATCGCCTCTCAGGGGAAGACGCCAAAG GTGACGGCAACCCCAAGGAGAGCAGCCCTTTCATCAACAGCACCGACACGGAGAAGGGGAAGGAGTACGATGGCAAGAACATGGCCCTGTTTGAG GAGGAGATGGACACCAGCCCCATGGTGTCCTCCCTGCTTAGTGGCCTGGCCAACTACACCAACCTGCCCCAGGGAAGCAGGGAGCATGAAGAGGCGGAAAACAATGAGGGCGGAAAGAAGAAGCCGGTGCAG GCCCCCCGCATGGGCACCTTCATGGGCGTCTACCTGCCGTGCCTGCAGAACATTTTTGGCGTCATCCTCTTCCTGCGACTCACTTGGGTGGTGGGCATTGCAGGCGTCATGGAGTCCTTCTGCATGgtcttcatctgctgctcctgt ACGATGCTCACGGCCATTTCCATGAGTGCAATTGCAACCAATGGTGTTGTGCCTG CTGGCGGCTCCTACTACATGATTTCCAGGTCTCTGGGTCCAGAGTTTGGGGGCGCTGTGGGCCTCTGCTTCTACCTGGGCACTACGTTTGCTGGGGCCATGTACATCCTGGGCACCATCGAAATCCTGCTG GCTTACCTCTTCCCAGCTATGGCCATTTTTAAGGCAGAAGATGCCAGCGGGGAGGCAGCAGCCATGCTGAACAACATGCGTGTGTATGGCACCTGTGTGCTCACCTGCATGGCCACCGTGGTATTTGTGGGCGTCAAGTATGTCAACAAGTTTGCCCTTGTCTTCCTGGGTTGTGTCATCCTCTCCATCCTGGCCATCTATGCCGGGGTCATCAAATCTGCCTTTGACCCACCCAACTTCCC GATCTGCCTGCTGGGGAACCGCACACTGTCTCGCCATGGCTTTGATGTCTGTGCCAAGCTGGCTTGGGAAGGAAATGAGACAGTGACCACACGGCTCTGGGGCCTTTTCTGCTCCTCCCGATTCCTCAACGCCACCTGTGATGAGTACTTCACCCGAAACAATGTCACGGAGATCCAGGGCATTCCTGGTGCCGCCAGTGGCCTCATCAAAG AGAACCTCTGGAGCTCCTACCTGACCAAGGGGGTGATTGTGGAAAGGCGTGGGATGCCCTCGGTGGGCCTGGCAGATGGTACCCCTGTCGACATGGACCATCCCTATGTCTTCAGCGATATGACCTCCTACTTCACCCTGCTGGTCGGCATCTACTTCCCCTCGGTCACAG GGATCATGGCTGGTTCTAACCGCTCTGGGGACCTGCGGGATGCCCAGAAGTCAATTCCCACTGGTACCATCCTGGCCATCGCCACCACCTCCGCTGTCT ACATCAGCTCCGTTGTTCTGTTTGGGGCCTGCATCGAGGGGGTCGTCCTTCGGGACAA GTTTGGCGAAGCTGTGAACGGCAACCTGGTGGTGGGCACGCTGGCCTGGCCGTCGCCCTGGGTTATTGTCATCGGCTCTTTCTTCTCCACCTGTGGGGCTGGGCTGCAGAGCCTCACGGGGGCTCCACGCCTGCTGCAGGCCATCTCCCGCGATGGCATAGTGCCTTTCCTGCAG GTTTTCGGCCACGGCAAAGCCAACGGAGAGCCAACGTGGGCCTTGCTCCTCACTGCCTGCATCTGCGAGATTGGCATCCTCATTGCATCCCTGGACGAGGTCGCCCCCATCCTCTCTAT GTTCTTTCTGATGTGCTACATGTTTGTGAACCTGGCCTGTGCGGTACAGACGCTGCTGAGGACGCCCAACTGGCGGCCACGCTTTCGCTATTACCACTG GACACTCTCGTTCCTGGGCATGAGCCTCTGCCTGGCCCTCATGTTCATCTGCTCCTGGTATTATGCCTTGGTGGCCATGCTCATTGCTGGGCTCATCTACAAGTATATCGAGTACCGTGG GGCGGAGAAGGAGTGGGGCGATGGGATCCGAGGCCTGTCTCTCAGCGCTGCTCGCTACGCCCTGTTACGCCTAGAGGAAGGGCCCCCGCACACCAAGAACTGGAG GCCGCAGCTGCTGGTGCTGGTGCGTGTGGACCAAGACCAGAACGTGGTACATCCACAGCTGCTCTCGCTGACCTCCCAGCTCAAGGCAGGGAAGGGCCTGACCATTGTGGGCTCTGTCCTTGAGGGCACCTTTCTGGACAACCATCCCCAGGCCCAGCGGGCGGAGGAG TCCATCCGGCGCCTGATGGAGGCAGAGAAGGTGAAGGGCTTCTGCCAGGTAGTGATCTCCTCCAACCTGCGAGATGGCGTGTCCCACCTGATTCAGTCTGGGGGCCTCGGGGGGCTGCAGCACAACACCGTGCTCGTTGGCTGGCCCCGAAACTGGCGGCAGAAGGAAGATCATCAGACGTGGAGGAACTTCATTG AGCTGGTCCGGGAAACCACGGCCGGTCACCTGGCCCTGCTGGTCACCAAGAACGTCTCCATGTTTCCTGGTAACGCGGAGCGCTTCTCGGAGGGCAGCATCGACGTCTGGTGGATTGTGCACGACGGGGGCATGCTCATGCTGCTGCCCTTCCTGCTGCGGCACCACAag GTTTGGCGGAAGTGCAAGATGCGAATCTTCACTGTGGCCCAGATGGACGACAATAGCATCCAGATGAAGAAGGATTTGACCACATTTCTGTACCATTTACGTATCACCGCGGAGGTCGAAGTGGTGGAGATG CATGAGAGCGACATCTCCGCTTACACCTACGAGAAGACGTTGGTGATGGAGCAGCGTTCCCAGATCCTCAAGCAGATGCATTTAACCAAGAATGAACGGGAGCGGGAG ATCCAGAGTATCACAGATGAGTCTCGGGGCTCAATCAGGAGAAAGAATCCAGCCAACACTCGGCTCCGCCTCAACGTCCCAGAAGAGACAGCTGGTGACAGCGAGGAGAAGCCGGAAGAGGAG GTGCAGCTGATCCATGACCAGAGTGCTCCCAGCTGCCCCAGCAGCTCACCGTCCCCGGGGGAGGAGCCCGAACGAGAGGGTGAGGCAGATCCAGAGAAAGTGCATCTCACCTGGACCAAGGACAAATCTGTGGCGGAGAAGAACAAGGGCCCCAGTCCTGTCTCCTCAGAGGGCATCAAGGACTTCTTCAGCATGAAGCC GGAGTGGGAGAACTT gaaCCAGTCCAACGTACGGCGCATGCACACCGCTGTGCGGCTGAACGAGGTCATCGTCAAGAAATCCCGGGACGCCAAGCTTGTTTTGCTCAACATGCCTGGGCCTCCCCGCAACCGTAACGGTGACGAAAATT ACATGGAGTTCCTCGAGGTCCTCACCGAACACCTGGACCGGGTGATGCTGGTCCGCGGCGGCGGCCGCGAGGTCATCACCATCTACTCCTGA
- the SLC12A5 gene encoding solute carrier family 12 member 5 isoform X1 produces MSRRFTVTSLSPAAPAGTSDSESHLHSAADLHRLSGEDAKGDGNPKESSPFINSTDTEKGKEYDGKNMALFEEEMDTSPMVSSLLSGLANYTNLPQGSREHEEAENNEGGKKKPVQAPRMGTFMGVYLPCLQNIFGVILFLRLTWVVGIAGVMESFCMVFICCSCTMLTAISMSAIATNGVVPAGGSYYMISRSLGPEFGGAVGLCFYLGTTFAGAMYILGTIEILLAYLFPAMAIFKAEDASGEAAAMLNNMRVYGTCVLTCMATVVFVGVKYVNKFALVFLGCVILSILAIYAGVIKSAFDPPNFPICLLGNRTLSRHGFDVCAKLAWEGNETVTTRLWGLFCSSRFLNATCDEYFTRNNVTEIQGIPGAASGLIKENLWSSYLTKGVIVERRGMPSVGLADGTPVDMDHPYVFSDMTSYFTLLVGIYFPSVTGIMAGSNRSGDLRDAQKSIPTGTILAIATTSAVYISSVVLFGACIEGVVLRDKFGEAVNGNLVVGTLAWPSPWVIVIGSFFSTCGAGLQSLTGAPRLLQAISRDGIVPFLQVFGHGKANGEPTWALLLTACICEIGILIASLDEVAPILSMFFLMCYMFVNLACAVQTLLRTPNWRPRFRYYHWTLSFLGMSLCLALMFICSWYYALVAMLIAGLIYKYIEYRGAEKEWGDGIRGLSLSAARYALLRLEEGPPHTKNWRPQLLVLVRVDQDQNVVHPQLLSLTSQLKAGKGLTIVGSVLEGTFLDNHPQAQRAEESIRRLMEAEKVKGFCQVVISSNLRDGVSHLIQSGGLGGLQHNTVLVGWPRNWRQKEDHQTWRNFIELVRETTAGHLALLVTKNVSMFPGNAERFSEGSIDVWWIVHDGGMLMLLPFLLRHHKVWRKCKMRIFTVAQMDDNSIQMKKDLTTFLYHLRITAEVEVVEMHESDISAYTYEKTLVMEQRSQILKQMHLTKNEREREIQSITDESRGSIRRKNPANTRLRLNVPEETAGDSEEKPEEEVQLIHDQSAPSCPSSSPSPGEEPEREGEADPEKVHLTWTKDKSVAEKNKGPSPVSSEGIKDFFSMKPNQSNVRRMHTAVRLNEVIVKKSRDAKLVLLNMPGPPRNRNGDENYMEFLEVLTEHLDRVMLVRGGGREVITIYS; encoded by the exons ATGAGCCGCAGGTTCACTGTCACTTCGCTGTCCCCCGCGGCGCCTGCCGGGACCTCTGACTCGGAGTCCCACCTGCATTCAGCAGCCGATCTCCATCGCCTCTCAGGGGAAGACGCCAAAG GTGACGGCAACCCCAAGGAGAGCAGCCCTTTCATCAACAGCACCGACACGGAGAAGGGGAAGGAGTACGATGGCAAGAACATGGCCCTGTTTGAG GAGGAGATGGACACCAGCCCCATGGTGTCCTCCCTGCTTAGTGGCCTGGCCAACTACACCAACCTGCCCCAGGGAAGCAGGGAGCATGAAGAGGCGGAAAACAATGAGGGCGGAAAGAAGAAGCCGGTGCAG GCCCCCCGCATGGGCACCTTCATGGGCGTCTACCTGCCGTGCCTGCAGAACATTTTTGGCGTCATCCTCTTCCTGCGACTCACTTGGGTGGTGGGCATTGCAGGCGTCATGGAGTCCTTCTGCATGgtcttcatctgctgctcctgt ACGATGCTCACGGCCATTTCCATGAGTGCAATTGCAACCAATGGTGTTGTGCCTG CTGGCGGCTCCTACTACATGATTTCCAGGTCTCTGGGTCCAGAGTTTGGGGGCGCTGTGGGCCTCTGCTTCTACCTGGGCACTACGTTTGCTGGGGCCATGTACATCCTGGGCACCATCGAAATCCTGCTG GCTTACCTCTTCCCAGCTATGGCCATTTTTAAGGCAGAAGATGCCAGCGGGGAGGCAGCAGCCATGCTGAACAACATGCGTGTGTATGGCACCTGTGTGCTCACCTGCATGGCCACCGTGGTATTTGTGGGCGTCAAGTATGTCAACAAGTTTGCCCTTGTCTTCCTGGGTTGTGTCATCCTCTCCATCCTGGCCATCTATGCCGGGGTCATCAAATCTGCCTTTGACCCACCCAACTTCCC GATCTGCCTGCTGGGGAACCGCACACTGTCTCGCCATGGCTTTGATGTCTGTGCCAAGCTGGCTTGGGAAGGAAATGAGACAGTGACCACACGGCTCTGGGGCCTTTTCTGCTCCTCCCGATTCCTCAACGCCACCTGTGATGAGTACTTCACCCGAAACAATGTCACGGAGATCCAGGGCATTCCTGGTGCCGCCAGTGGCCTCATCAAAG AGAACCTCTGGAGCTCCTACCTGACCAAGGGGGTGATTGTGGAAAGGCGTGGGATGCCCTCGGTGGGCCTGGCAGATGGTACCCCTGTCGACATGGACCATCCCTATGTCTTCAGCGATATGACCTCCTACTTCACCCTGCTGGTCGGCATCTACTTCCCCTCGGTCACAG GGATCATGGCTGGTTCTAACCGCTCTGGGGACCTGCGGGATGCCCAGAAGTCAATTCCCACTGGTACCATCCTGGCCATCGCCACCACCTCCGCTGTCT ACATCAGCTCCGTTGTTCTGTTTGGGGCCTGCATCGAGGGGGTCGTCCTTCGGGACAA GTTTGGCGAAGCTGTGAACGGCAACCTGGTGGTGGGCACGCTGGCCTGGCCGTCGCCCTGGGTTATTGTCATCGGCTCTTTCTTCTCCACCTGTGGGGCTGGGCTGCAGAGCCTCACGGGGGCTCCACGCCTGCTGCAGGCCATCTCCCGCGATGGCATAGTGCCTTTCCTGCAG GTTTTCGGCCACGGCAAAGCCAACGGAGAGCCAACGTGGGCCTTGCTCCTCACTGCCTGCATCTGCGAGATTGGCATCCTCATTGCATCCCTGGACGAGGTCGCCCCCATCCTCTCTAT GTTCTTTCTGATGTGCTACATGTTTGTGAACCTGGCCTGTGCGGTACAGACGCTGCTGAGGACGCCCAACTGGCGGCCACGCTTTCGCTATTACCACTG GACACTCTCGTTCCTGGGCATGAGCCTCTGCCTGGCCCTCATGTTCATCTGCTCCTGGTATTATGCCTTGGTGGCCATGCTCATTGCTGGGCTCATCTACAAGTATATCGAGTACCGTGG GGCGGAGAAGGAGTGGGGCGATGGGATCCGAGGCCTGTCTCTCAGCGCTGCTCGCTACGCCCTGTTACGCCTAGAGGAAGGGCCCCCGCACACCAAGAACTGGAG GCCGCAGCTGCTGGTGCTGGTGCGTGTGGACCAAGACCAGAACGTGGTACATCCACAGCTGCTCTCGCTGACCTCCCAGCTCAAGGCAGGGAAGGGCCTGACCATTGTGGGCTCTGTCCTTGAGGGCACCTTTCTGGACAACCATCCCCAGGCCCAGCGGGCGGAGGAG TCCATCCGGCGCCTGATGGAGGCAGAGAAGGTGAAGGGCTTCTGCCAGGTAGTGATCTCCTCCAACCTGCGAGATGGCGTGTCCCACCTGATTCAGTCTGGGGGCCTCGGGGGGCTGCAGCACAACACCGTGCTCGTTGGCTGGCCCCGAAACTGGCGGCAGAAGGAAGATCATCAGACGTGGAGGAACTTCATTG AGCTGGTCCGGGAAACCACGGCCGGTCACCTGGCCCTGCTGGTCACCAAGAACGTCTCCATGTTTCCTGGTAACGCGGAGCGCTTCTCGGAGGGCAGCATCGACGTCTGGTGGATTGTGCACGACGGGGGCATGCTCATGCTGCTGCCCTTCCTGCTGCGGCACCACAag GTTTGGCGGAAGTGCAAGATGCGAATCTTCACTGTGGCCCAGATGGACGACAATAGCATCCAGATGAAGAAGGATTTGACCACATTTCTGTACCATTTACGTATCACCGCGGAGGTCGAAGTGGTGGAGATG CATGAGAGCGACATCTCCGCTTACACCTACGAGAAGACGTTGGTGATGGAGCAGCGTTCCCAGATCCTCAAGCAGATGCATTTAACCAAGAATGAACGGGAGCGGGAG ATCCAGAGTATCACAGATGAGTCTCGGGGCTCAATCAGGAGAAAGAATCCAGCCAACACTCGGCTCCGCCTCAACGTCCCAGAAGAGACAGCTGGTGACAGCGAGGAGAAGCCGGAAGAGGAG GTGCAGCTGATCCATGACCAGAGTGCTCCCAGCTGCCCCAGCAGCTCACCGTCCCCGGGGGAGGAGCCCGAACGAGAGGGTGAGGCAGATCCAGAGAAAGTGCATCTCACCTGGACCAAGGACAAATCTGTGGCGGAGAAGAACAAGGGCCCCAGTCCTGTCTCCTCAGAGGGCATCAAGGACTTCTTCAGCATGAAGCC gaaCCAGTCCAACGTACGGCGCATGCACACCGCTGTGCGGCTGAACGAGGTCATCGTCAAGAAATCCCGGGACGCCAAGCTTGTTTTGCTCAACATGCCTGGGCCTCCCCGCAACCGTAACGGTGACGAAAATT ACATGGAGTTCCTCGAGGTCCTCACCGAACACCTGGACCGGGTGATGCTGGTCCGCGGCGGCGGCCGCGAGGTCATCACCATCTACTCCTGA
- the SLC12A5 gene encoding solute carrier family 12 member 5 isoform X3, with translation MALFEEEMDTSPMVSSLLSGLANYTNLPQGSREHEEAENNEGGKKKPVQAPRMGTFMGVYLPCLQNIFGVILFLRLTWVVGIAGVMESFCMVFICCSCTMLTAISMSAIATNGVVPAGGSYYMISRSLGPEFGGAVGLCFYLGTTFAGAMYILGTIEILLAYLFPAMAIFKAEDASGEAAAMLNNMRVYGTCVLTCMATVVFVGVKYVNKFALVFLGCVILSILAIYAGVIKSAFDPPNFPICLLGNRTLSRHGFDVCAKLAWEGNETVTTRLWGLFCSSRFLNATCDEYFTRNNVTEIQGIPGAASGLIKENLWSSYLTKGVIVERRGMPSVGLADGTPVDMDHPYVFSDMTSYFTLLVGIYFPSVTGIMAGSNRSGDLRDAQKSIPTGTILAIATTSAVYISSVVLFGACIEGVVLRDKFGEAVNGNLVVGTLAWPSPWVIVIGSFFSTCGAGLQSLTGAPRLLQAISRDGIVPFLQVFGHGKANGEPTWALLLTACICEIGILIASLDEVAPILSMFFLMCYMFVNLACAVQTLLRTPNWRPRFRYYHWTLSFLGMSLCLALMFICSWYYALVAMLIAGLIYKYIEYRGAEKEWGDGIRGLSLSAARYALLRLEEGPPHTKNWRPQLLVLVRVDQDQNVVHPQLLSLTSQLKAGKGLTIVGSVLEGTFLDNHPQAQRAEESIRRLMEAEKVKGFCQVVISSNLRDGVSHLIQSGGLGGLQHNTVLVGWPRNWRQKEDHQTWRNFIELVRETTAGHLALLVTKNVSMFPGNAERFSEGSIDVWWIVHDGGMLMLLPFLLRHHKVWRKCKMRIFTVAQMDDNSIQMKKDLTTFLYHLRITAEVEVVEMHESDISAYTYEKTLVMEQRSQILKQMHLTKNEREREIQSITDESRGSIRRKNPANTRLRLNVPEETAGDSEEKPEEEVQLIHDQSAPSCPSSSPSPGEEPEREGEADPEKVHLTWTKDKSVAEKNKGPSPVSSEGIKDFFSMKPEWENLNQSNVRRMHTAVRLNEVIVKKSRDAKLVLLNMPGPPRNRNGDENYMEFLEVLTEHLDRVMLVRGGGREVITIYS, from the exons ATGGCCCTGTTTGAG GAGGAGATGGACACCAGCCCCATGGTGTCCTCCCTGCTTAGTGGCCTGGCCAACTACACCAACCTGCCCCAGGGAAGCAGGGAGCATGAAGAGGCGGAAAACAATGAGGGCGGAAAGAAGAAGCCGGTGCAG GCCCCCCGCATGGGCACCTTCATGGGCGTCTACCTGCCGTGCCTGCAGAACATTTTTGGCGTCATCCTCTTCCTGCGACTCACTTGGGTGGTGGGCATTGCAGGCGTCATGGAGTCCTTCTGCATGgtcttcatctgctgctcctgt ACGATGCTCACGGCCATTTCCATGAGTGCAATTGCAACCAATGGTGTTGTGCCTG CTGGCGGCTCCTACTACATGATTTCCAGGTCTCTGGGTCCAGAGTTTGGGGGCGCTGTGGGCCTCTGCTTCTACCTGGGCACTACGTTTGCTGGGGCCATGTACATCCTGGGCACCATCGAAATCCTGCTG GCTTACCTCTTCCCAGCTATGGCCATTTTTAAGGCAGAAGATGCCAGCGGGGAGGCAGCAGCCATGCTGAACAACATGCGTGTGTATGGCACCTGTGTGCTCACCTGCATGGCCACCGTGGTATTTGTGGGCGTCAAGTATGTCAACAAGTTTGCCCTTGTCTTCCTGGGTTGTGTCATCCTCTCCATCCTGGCCATCTATGCCGGGGTCATCAAATCTGCCTTTGACCCACCCAACTTCCC GATCTGCCTGCTGGGGAACCGCACACTGTCTCGCCATGGCTTTGATGTCTGTGCCAAGCTGGCTTGGGAAGGAAATGAGACAGTGACCACACGGCTCTGGGGCCTTTTCTGCTCCTCCCGATTCCTCAACGCCACCTGTGATGAGTACTTCACCCGAAACAATGTCACGGAGATCCAGGGCATTCCTGGTGCCGCCAGTGGCCTCATCAAAG AGAACCTCTGGAGCTCCTACCTGACCAAGGGGGTGATTGTGGAAAGGCGTGGGATGCCCTCGGTGGGCCTGGCAGATGGTACCCCTGTCGACATGGACCATCCCTATGTCTTCAGCGATATGACCTCCTACTTCACCCTGCTGGTCGGCATCTACTTCCCCTCGGTCACAG GGATCATGGCTGGTTCTAACCGCTCTGGGGACCTGCGGGATGCCCAGAAGTCAATTCCCACTGGTACCATCCTGGCCATCGCCACCACCTCCGCTGTCT ACATCAGCTCCGTTGTTCTGTTTGGGGCCTGCATCGAGGGGGTCGTCCTTCGGGACAA GTTTGGCGAAGCTGTGAACGGCAACCTGGTGGTGGGCACGCTGGCCTGGCCGTCGCCCTGGGTTATTGTCATCGGCTCTTTCTTCTCCACCTGTGGGGCTGGGCTGCAGAGCCTCACGGGGGCTCCACGCCTGCTGCAGGCCATCTCCCGCGATGGCATAGTGCCTTTCCTGCAG GTTTTCGGCCACGGCAAAGCCAACGGAGAGCCAACGTGGGCCTTGCTCCTCACTGCCTGCATCTGCGAGATTGGCATCCTCATTGCATCCCTGGACGAGGTCGCCCCCATCCTCTCTAT GTTCTTTCTGATGTGCTACATGTTTGTGAACCTGGCCTGTGCGGTACAGACGCTGCTGAGGACGCCCAACTGGCGGCCACGCTTTCGCTATTACCACTG GACACTCTCGTTCCTGGGCATGAGCCTCTGCCTGGCCCTCATGTTCATCTGCTCCTGGTATTATGCCTTGGTGGCCATGCTCATTGCTGGGCTCATCTACAAGTATATCGAGTACCGTGG GGCGGAGAAGGAGTGGGGCGATGGGATCCGAGGCCTGTCTCTCAGCGCTGCTCGCTACGCCCTGTTACGCCTAGAGGAAGGGCCCCCGCACACCAAGAACTGGAG GCCGCAGCTGCTGGTGCTGGTGCGTGTGGACCAAGACCAGAACGTGGTACATCCACAGCTGCTCTCGCTGACCTCCCAGCTCAAGGCAGGGAAGGGCCTGACCATTGTGGGCTCTGTCCTTGAGGGCACCTTTCTGGACAACCATCCCCAGGCCCAGCGGGCGGAGGAG TCCATCCGGCGCCTGATGGAGGCAGAGAAGGTGAAGGGCTTCTGCCAGGTAGTGATCTCCTCCAACCTGCGAGATGGCGTGTCCCACCTGATTCAGTCTGGGGGCCTCGGGGGGCTGCAGCACAACACCGTGCTCGTTGGCTGGCCCCGAAACTGGCGGCAGAAGGAAGATCATCAGACGTGGAGGAACTTCATTG AGCTGGTCCGGGAAACCACGGCCGGTCACCTGGCCCTGCTGGTCACCAAGAACGTCTCCATGTTTCCTGGTAACGCGGAGCGCTTCTCGGAGGGCAGCATCGACGTCTGGTGGATTGTGCACGACGGGGGCATGCTCATGCTGCTGCCCTTCCTGCTGCGGCACCACAag GTTTGGCGGAAGTGCAAGATGCGAATCTTCACTGTGGCCCAGATGGACGACAATAGCATCCAGATGAAGAAGGATTTGACCACATTTCTGTACCATTTACGTATCACCGCGGAGGTCGAAGTGGTGGAGATG CATGAGAGCGACATCTCCGCTTACACCTACGAGAAGACGTTGGTGATGGAGCAGCGTTCCCAGATCCTCAAGCAGATGCATTTAACCAAGAATGAACGGGAGCGGGAG ATCCAGAGTATCACAGATGAGTCTCGGGGCTCAATCAGGAGAAAGAATCCAGCCAACACTCGGCTCCGCCTCAACGTCCCAGAAGAGACAGCTGGTGACAGCGAGGAGAAGCCGGAAGAGGAG GTGCAGCTGATCCATGACCAGAGTGCTCCCAGCTGCCCCAGCAGCTCACCGTCCCCGGGGGAGGAGCCCGAACGAGAGGGTGAGGCAGATCCAGAGAAAGTGCATCTCACCTGGACCAAGGACAAATCTGTGGCGGAGAAGAACAAGGGCCCCAGTCCTGTCTCCTCAGAGGGCATCAAGGACTTCTTCAGCATGAAGCC GGAGTGGGAGAACTT gaaCCAGTCCAACGTACGGCGCATGCACACCGCTGTGCGGCTGAACGAGGTCATCGTCAAGAAATCCCGGGACGCCAAGCTTGTTTTGCTCAACATGCCTGGGCCTCCCCGCAACCGTAACGGTGACGAAAATT ACATGGAGTTCCTCGAGGTCCTCACCGAACACCTGGACCGGGTGATGCTGGTCCGCGGCGGCGGCCGCGAGGTCATCACCATCTACTCCTGA